From Eremothecium sinecaudum strain ATCC 58844 chromosome V, complete sequence, a single genomic window includes:
- the UTP14 gene encoding Utp14p (Syntenic homolog of Ashbya gossypii ADL353C; Syntenic homolog of Saccharomyces cerevisiae YML093W (UTP14)): MAKKRVNTKTRVLKRRAQNAFELANKEFESDNDSETGYDSKHSRARANGAIVNVKHGSDDEDEDASFQDEELDSDEAFGSDDDFDVLNSKFSQTIRDKKKAGKYVPEEYDEDGGYTSIEEEDLLPLSAVWDANAKVENDDSSSDEVDNDKMQLYDGSSSSESESSEDLSDSSVQEEEEDPFTGISDDEVELTTVTKGLKSTTEKQYKRLDTYAGGVENEFAVPAGSSNHKLDLNAMLGAVDDQEAVDKAILLKGDAKTVAVPLPQRIQKRHERKAAYELSKNEMDKWQDTVQQNRQAEHLSFPINAPVKHNEASAITRSSDKPLTETEVKVQELLKTSNLVDPVKESTFEEIATATLTPEEMKKRTAELRLMRELMFREEIKAKRIKKIKSKAYRRIKKKELMRNKALVESDESDTEHDIARARERMTLKHTNQSKWAKDMIKHGITKDKSTRDEMEESLRQGELLRAKIMGDDNSDDVGSSISDLEDEGPGNQEEEELKRASVGKTGVLNMAFMKNAEARQREANREMVDQLRAAESEQNIRLFEDDFGTAKANVQLNQGRRVYTAEALQSHSENRELNEVIQKEQQEEESSNLQNRLSKDHDKKKSQKSKPAKQPGAEKSSAKSAGKADKQESNPWLDGSDSEEYVLKSSKVNLIDENSSKDAKKANKIEKDKAKNTKPKSAKNGADELLLDMQETNRLNIRDTNVDGSDDESIFTFKQQDVINEAFAGDDVVAKFEEEKKRVAIDEDDKEVDTTLPGWGDWAGAGAQPKKKRKFVKKIKGVVEKDKRRDKNLKNVIINEKVNKKNMKYQSTAVPFPFESKEQYERSLRMPLGQEWTSRKSHQDMIKPRIMVKPGEVIDPLKAPFK, from the coding sequence ATGGCAAAGAAGAGAGTTAATACCAAGACAAGGGTCTTGAAAAGAAGGGCACAAAATGCTTTTGAATTGGCTAACAAGGAATTTGAATCCGATAATGATAGTGAAACTGGCTATGATTCTAAACACAGTAGAGCTCGTGCGAATGGTGCAATAGTCAACGTTAAACATGGTagtgatgatgaagatgaagatgcaAGTTTTCAAGATGAAGAACTGGACTCCGATGAAGCTTTCGGCTCGGATGATGATTTCGATGTGCTAAATTCCAAGTTTTCGCAGACTATTAGAGACAAAAAGAAGGCCGGCAAGTATGTTCCTGAAGAATACGATGAGGATGGTGGATATACATctattgaagaagaagatcTGCTTCCTTTGTCTGCTGTCTGGGATGCAAATGCAAAAGTTGAAAATGATGATTCCAGTTCTGATGAAGTCGATAATGATAAAATGCAGTTGTATGACGGTTCTTCCAGCTCTGAAAGCGAATCTAGTGAAGATTTGAGTGATTCAAGTGTCcaggaagaagaagaagatccTTTCACTGGAATTTCAGATGATGAAGTTGAGTTGACTACTGTTACCAAAGGCTTGAAGTCAACCACTGAAAAGCAGTACAAGAGACTGGATACATATGCTGGTGGTGTAGAGAATGAGTTTGCGGTACCTGCTGGTAGTAGTAATCATAAATTAGATTTGAATGCAATGCTAGGAGCAGTAGATGACCAAGAAGCAGTTGACAAGGCGATATTGTTAAAAGGAGATGCAAAGACAGTTGCAGTACCGCTGCCACAGCGTATTCAAAAGAGACATGAGCGTAAAGCTGCATATGAACTTTCTAAAAATGAAATGGATAAATGGCAGGATACTGTGCAACAGAATAGACAGGCAGAACATTTGAGCTTTCCAATAAATGCGCCTGTAAAACACAATGAAGCTTCTGCGATAACACGTTCAAGTGACAAGCCTTTAACAGAGACTGAAGTTAAGGTTCAGGAGCTTCTGAAAACAAGCAACCTGGTAGATCCAGTCAAGGAATCGACCTTTGAAGAGATTGCTACTGCTACCTTAACACCAGAAGAGATGAAGAAAAGAACTGCTGAGCTCCGTTTAATGAGAGAGCTAATGTTCAGAGAGGAAATTAAAGCCAAAAGAATTAAGAAGATTAAGTCGAAAGCATATCGTCGtataaagaagaaggagCTGATGAGAAACAAAGCATTAGTAGAATCTGACGAAAGTGATACTGAACATGATATTGCAAGAGCGAGAGAAAGAATGACTCTGAAGCACACTAATCAATCTAAATGGGCCAAGGATATGATAAAGCACGGCATTACCAAGGATAAGTCAACCAGAGATGAGATGGAGGAATCTTTAAGACAGGGCGAACTTCTACGTGCGAAAATCATGGGCGATGACAACAGTGATGACGTTGGAAGCAGTATTAGTGACCTTGAAGATGAAGGACCAGGAAACCaggaggaagaagaactCAAAAGAGCTTCTGTTGGTAAGACAGGCGTTTTAAACATGGCATTTATGAAGAACGCAGAAGCTAGACAAAGAGAAGCGAACAGGGAAATGGTTGATCAGCTGCGTGCTGCTGAAAGCGAACAGAATATACGATTATTCGAGGATGACTTTGGCACGGCAAAAGCTAATGTTCAACTTAACCAAGGAAGAAGAGTTTATACCGCGGAAGCACTTCAATCACATTCAGAGAACAGGGAGCTGAATGAAGTAATACAAAAGGAACAGCAGGAAGAAGAGTCCAGTAATTTGCAGAATCGTTTATCTAAAGATCACGATAAAAAGAAGTCCCAGAAGTCTAAACCAGCGAAACAACCTGGTGCCGAGAAAAGCTCTGCGAAATCTGCAGGCAAAGCTGATAAACAAGAATCTAACCCATGGCTAGATGGCAGTGACAGTGAGGAATACGTTTTGAAATCGTCAAAGGTTAACTTAATTGATGAAAACAGTTCTAAAGATGCAAAGAAAGCAAATAAGATTGAGAAAGATAAAGCAAAGAACACCAAGCCGAAATCTGCAAAGAATGGAGCCGATGAGCTTCTCTTGGATATGCAAGAAACTAATCGTCTGAACATTAGAGATACCAATGTCGATGGAAGCGATGATGAGAGTATCTTTACTTTTAAACAGCAAGACGTTATCAATGAAGCATTTGCTGGTGACGATGTCGTTGCAAAgtttgaagaagaaaagaagagAGTTGCTATagatgaagatgataaagAAGTAGACACTACACTACCTGGCTGGGGCGACTGGGCGGGAGCTGGTGCTCAACCAAAGAAGAAGCGGAAGTTTGTAAAGAAGATTAAAGGTGTAGTTGAGAAGGATAAGAGAAGAGATAAAAATCTCAAGAACGTCATTATAAATGAAAAGGTGAATAAGAAAAACATGAAGTATCAATCTACAGCGGTTCCTTTCCCATTCGAATCTAAAGAACAATACGAAAGATCATTAAGAATGCCATTGGGACAAGAATGGACGTCAAGGAAGTCGCATCAAGACATGATCAAACCAAGAATCATGGTCAAACCCGGTGAAGTTATCGATCCATTAAAAGCACCTTTTAAATAA
- the PRE8 gene encoding proteasome core particle subunit alpha 2 (Syntenic homolog of Ashbya gossypii ADL354W; Syntenic homolog of Saccharomyces cerevisiae YML092C (PRE8); 1-intron in Ashbya gossypii) → MADRYSFSLTTFSPSGKLGQIDYALAAVKQGVTSLGIKATNGVVIATEKKANSTLTLTDTLDKISQITPDIGAVYSGMGPDFRVLVNKSRKTAYGNYRKTYGTYPPTKTLVSQIAKIMQEATQSGGVRPFGVSLLVAGYDDHNGFGLYQVDPSGAYFPWKATAIGKGATAAKTFLEKRWNDELELEDAIHISLLTLKESVEGEFNGDTIEIAVIGEENDDLLGYSGDAKARGPRFRKFSAQEINDRLEAL, encoded by the exons ATGGCTGACAGATATTCTTTTTCGTTAACTACTTTTTCACCTAG TGGTAAACTAGGTCAAATAGACTATGCTTTGGCAGCTGTTAAACAAGGTGTGACCTCATTAGGTATCAAGGCTACGAATGGTGTTGTCATTGCAACAGAGAAAAAGGCTAATTCTACATTGACCCTAACGGACACGTTAGATAAGATTTCTCAAATTACTCCAGATATCGGAGCAGTGTACTCTGGTATGGGTCCTGATTTCAGAGTGCTCGTTAATAAATCAAGAAAAACTGCCTACGGTAACTATAGGAAGACATACGGTACTTATCCACCTACCAAGACACTTGTTTCTCAGATCGCCAAAATTATGCAGGAGGCAACTCAATCTGGAGGTGTGAGACCTTTTGGAGTTTCTCTTCTAGTTGCAGGATATGATGATCATAATGGGTTTGGGTTATATCAGGTTGATCCCTCTGGTGCGTATTTCCCATGGAAGGCTACAGCTATTGGTAAGGGTGCAACAGCCGCGAAAACATTCCTAGAAAAGAGATGGAATGACGAACTTGAACTTGAAGATGCAATTCACATATCGCTTTTAACTCTAAAAGAGTCTGTTGAAGGTGAGTTCAACGGTGATACCATTGAAATTGCAGTTATAGGTGAGGAAAACGATGATCTACTTGGTTATAGCGGTGATGCTAAAGCAAGAGGCCCCCGCTTTAGGAAATTCTCTGCACAAGAAATTAACGATAGGTTAGAAGCTCTGTAG
- a CDS encoding HER215Cp (Syntenic homolog of Ashbya gossypii ADL355W; Syntenic homolog of Ashbya gossypii NOHBY418; No homolog in Saccharomyces cerevisiae; Syntenic homolog of Saccharomyces kluyveri SAKL0D00462g; 1-intron in Ashbya gossypii): MIGACRHGDKCSKRHTRPINSYTIIIYNMYVQPENIKSEYDLIDDFNCFYEDVFMEAAKYGEVQEIIVCENKTDHLNGNVCIRFKDIDAAKAARDAFITRWYGERPLYCDLSHVTEFRDAVCKSYEEGQCERGEKCNFIHRRKVDYRLTNDLLLSQWKKYHIKDPDQTTADTTTNAGSKPQAIAVNNPNDNT; the protein is encoded by the exons ATG ATCGGCGCCTGCCGTCATGGCGACAAATGCTCCAAAAGGCATACAAGACCTATAAATTCCTACACAATAATCATATACAACATGTATGTCCAACCAGAAAATATCAAGTCGGAATATGATCTGATAGATGACTTTAACTGTTTCTACGAAGATGTTTTTATGGAGGCAGCCAAATATGGCGAAGTTCAAGAAATAATAGTGTGCGAGAATAAGACTGATCATCTAAATGGTAATGTATGCATAAGATTTAAAGATATAGATGCAGCAAAGGCTGCTCGAGATGCTTTTATTACTAGGTGGTATGGTGAAAGGCCGTTGTATTGTGATTTGTCGCATGTCACTGAATTCCGTGATGCAGTCTGTAAGAGCTATGAGGAAGGTCAATGTGAAAGAGGTGAGAAATGTAACTTTATCCACAGGAGGAAGGTTGATTATAGGCTTACGAATGATCTACTTTTGAGCCAGTGGAAGAAGTATCACATTAAAGACCCAGATCAGACAACCGCAGATACTACTACAAACGCTGGATCCAAACCACAAGCAATAGCAGTTAATAATCCAAACGATAACACATAG
- a CDS encoding HER216Wp (Syntenic homolog of Ashbya gossypii ADL356C-A; Syntenic homolog of Ashbya gossypii NOHBY452; No homolog in Saccharomyces cerevisiae; Syntenic homolog of Kluyveromyces lactis KLLA0D10395g; 1-intron in Ashbya gossypii) — MGNDGGSITRSKGLAITAIKGSNVATDDNTGEYAKEAKWSTCRLSNSPLQLPLVSDFMGNLLNKEAVLEWLLDSQHKGYTAKQVEMFKHIKRLKDVVDLHNLTVVPESNLLRCEVGDEVLGRSKGGFVYSSRCGDVFPQKLRLQVESCPVCGKDYDKQDIIPLNPTSSSELDFLQSRMETLKKHGLTHSGKPLSKRQKRSQSPSAKSPGKKRKL, encoded by the exons ATGGGA AATGATGGTGGTAGCATCACTCGATCGAAAGGGTTGGCTATAACTGCCATAAAAGGCTCCAATGTTGCTACAGATGACAATACGGGCGAATACGCTAAGGAGGCGAAATGGAGCACATGTAGGCTATCAAACAGTCCATTACAGTTACCTCTTGTAAGCGATTTCATGGGAAATCTTTTAAACAAGGAAGCCGTGTTAGAGTGGCTCCTAGACTCTCAGCATAAAGGCTATACAGCGAAACAGGTCGAAATGTTTAAACATATCAAGCGTCTAAAGGATGTCGTCGATCTACATAATCTAACAGTAGTCCCTGAATCAAACCTACTCCGATGCGAAGTCGGAGACGAGGTCTTAGGCCGTTCTAAAGGAGGATTTGTATATTCTTCACGTTGTGGGGATGTATTTCCCCAGAAATTGCGCTTACAGGTAGAATCGTGCCCAGTATGTGGCAAAGACTACGATAAGCAAGATATTATACCGTTGAATCCGACATCATCGTCAGAACTCGACTTTTTACAATCTAGAATGGAGACTTTGAAGAAACACGGCCTAACACACAGCGGCAAGCCATTATCGAAGAGACAGAAGCGATCCCAAAGCCCATCTGCAAAATCTCCTGGtaagaaaagaaaattatAG
- the COX14 gene encoding Cox14p (Syntenic homolog of Ashbya gossypii AER443W; Non-syntenic homolog of Saccharomyces cerevisiae YML129C (COX14)), translating to MSKYAWYTRVTDAVHRLTVLTLVGGTLYMTGGLVYTLYVNGKRYEEKVLKENPEQASSTE from the coding sequence ATGTCTAAGTACGCATGGTACACTAGAGTTACAGATGCTGTGCATCGTTTGACTGTTCTAACGTTAGTTGGAGGTACGTTATATATGACAGGTGGTTTGGTTTACACTTTGTATGTTAATGGGAAAAGATATGAAGAAAAGGTTCTTAAAGAGAATCCGGAGCAAGCTAGCTCCACTGAATAA
- the MSC1 gene encoding double-strand break repair enhancer MSC1 (Syntenic homolog of Ashbya gossypii ADL360C; Syntenic homolog of Saccharomyces cerevisiae YML128C (MSC1)): MVKVTSRTLIATALFATEVICRVDSTTEVRVLKIVDEDADDSGIKRYVRDGGQKVLDSLQAPFSIFKGSDDYEVSVSDTGDEERPWWKFWDSYSDSEDSEDWSTSNGESSISTWLFNTWNDHDLKSLLKKAKVSVPSNASKDDLVNAAKKNYQKVCDHLGVTGAGFDPSYFKYWDESSLKNWLDTYGISYDKGAATKESLLEKVKKNIFKASRWIDDERFELLSSSDVVNDKFRETGNFGHVNFKNWSVDKLKTWLNIHGVKVSDKVANDADSLAELAEQKKNFLKDDIRWLKDVADEKFSEYIVKDSEGGESMWDKTIGKLNSPGSIFSNKEDEDGDIINDTFQIDVEYWPKERLKQFLDARDISYSKLSTRKQLVKQVMRNRNKPLTNFGDASKWFHGLTLGKLEESIMNKIRSGQDMIDGAVESAKNKGGEFAEGVKRMGSEFAGNVKEEGSNIAGNIKDKGSNIAGSMKDKGNQMAGEAKAKGYQMAGDVKAKGNQMAGDAKAKGHKMAGDAKAKGHKIADDAKAKGHKMAGDAKAKGEHIAANVNYKGGNIADVRDEYVVDDVYDVYVEGDSIVDNIKEKGGNLAGDIKDKMRSVGSDIRSQSGKVSESVNKKLDDWNSVFESWSTEDLTKYLKSFGIHPPKQSKKEKLVKLATANSRSFFGSRAEPTPIYGRLPQKIKEWTTFGYSYIFNN; encoded by the coding sequence ATGGTTAAGGTAACATCGCGCACGTTAATTGCGACAGCATTATTTGCTACAGAAGTTATATGTAGGGTAGATTCTACCACTGAAGTTAGAGTCCTGAAGATAGTTGACGAGGATGCTGACGATAGTGGAATAAAAAGGTATGTCAGAGATGGCGGGCAGAAAGTGCTTGACTCTCTGCAGGCTCCATTTAGTATTTTTAAGGGTTCTGATGACTATGAGGTCAGTGTGTCTGACACTGGTGACGAAGAACGCCCCTGGTGGAAATTCTGGGATTCGTACTCTGATTCAGAAGACTCAGAAGATTGGTCGACGTCAAACGGTGAATCTAGCATCTCTACTTGGTTATTTAATACCTGGAATGATCATGATTTGAAAAGCTTGTTAAAAAAGGCTAAGGTTTCGGTTCCAAGTAATGCTTCCAAGGACGATCTCGTTAATGCTGCTAAGAAAAACTACCAGAAGGTCTGTGACCACTTGGGTGTTACTGGTGCGGGCTTTGACCCCTCCTACTTTAAGTACTGGGATGAATCCAGTTTAAAGAATTGGTTGGATACTTACGGCATTTCGTATGACAAAGGCGCCGCCACTAAGGAGTCACTCTTGGAAAAAGTCAAGAAAAACATCTTCAAAGCCTCTAGATGGATTGATGATGAGCGCTTTGAGCTATTGTCCTCTTCAGATGTGGTGAATGACAAATTCAGAGAAACTGGTAACTTTGGTCATGTGAACTTCAAAAATTGGTCAGTCGATAAGTTGAAGACATGGTTAAACATCCACGGAGTAAAGGTAAGCGATAAGGTTGCCAACGATGCTGATTCCTTGGCTGAACTTGCAGAGCAAAAGAAGAACTTCTTGAAAGACGATATTCGCTGGCTCAAGGATGTTGCGGATGAAAAGTTCAGTGAGTATATAGTCAAGGATTCTGAAGGTGGTGAATCCATGTGGGATAAGACTATTGGTAAGTTAAATAGCCCCGGGAGCATTTTCTCCAATAAAGAAGACGAAGATGGCGATATCATAAACGATACTTTCCAGATAGACGTTGAGTATTGGCCAAAGGAAAGATTAAAGCAATTCTTGGATGCCAGGGACATCAGCTACTCTAAGTTGTCTACTCGTAAGCAGTTGGTCAAGCAAGTTATGAGAAATAGGAACAAACCTCTTACCAACTTTGGGGACGCTTCGAAGTGGTTTCATGGTTTGACCCTTGGAAAACTTGAGGAAAGTATTATGAACAAGATTAGAAGCGGTCAGGATATGATCGACGGCGCAGTGGAGAGTGCCAAGAATAAGGGAGGTGAATTCGCAGAAGGCGTAAAAAGAATGGGAAGTGAATTCGCAGGCAACGTCAAGGAAGAAGGTAGCAACATTGCTGGTAACATCAAAGACAAGGGCAGCAATATCGCTGGCAGCATGAAAGACAAGGGTAACCAAATGGCAGGTGAAGCCAAGGCTAAGGGTTACCAAATGGCCGGAGATGTTAAGGCTAAAGGGAACCAAATGGCCGGAGATGCCAAGGCAAAGGGTCATAAGATGGCTGGAGATGCCAAGGCAAAGGGCCATAAGATTGCTGATGATGCTAAGGCTAAAGGTCATAAAATGGCCGGCGATGCTAAAGCGAAAGGCGAACATATAGCCGCTAACGTCAATTACAAGGGCGGAAACATCGCTGATGTCAGAGATGAGTATGTCGTCGATGACGTATATGACGTCTATGTAGAGGGAGACAGCATCGTTGACAACATTAAAGAGAAAGGCGGGAACTTAGCGGGTGACATTAAAGATAAAATGAGATCTGTGGGCTCCGATATCCGTTCTCAATCTGGAAAAGTCAGCGAATCTGTTAACAAGAAATTAGATGACTGGAACAGCGTTTTCGAATCTTGGTCCACAGAAGATCTAACAAAATATTTGAAAAGCTTTGGTATTCATCCTCCTAAGCAATCCAAAAAGGAGAAGCTAGTAAAATTAGCTACGGCCAACTCGAGATCTTTCTTTGGCTCGCGTGCGGAACCAACTCCTATCTACGGTAGGTTGCCACAGaaaattaaagaatggACAACCTTTGGTTATTCTTACATCTTCAACAACTAA
- the RSC9 gene encoding Rsc9p (Syntenic homolog of Ashbya gossypii ADL358W; Syntenic homolog of Saccharomyces cerevisiae YML127W (RSC9)), producing the protein MFKQGTPALAASESPSVQGDQQVDQAISFQTIVPTPVTVMRDVSNGAGWKSGPALQHALAGLTVYQNLPNGSMIGVDDLTRMKMALISGVNEEVTWSLKKYLVYSNKAPYMVSLKMNRDLVENFNTFVVAMLPILGRFEWPLVEADFYQFEQGLNAILILRNLAQDSDSTQVLATSNTLKGFLLSVLENCNKFNEPSHVIYRENASLFMELLNYVLDLVEAISSYIAPAKKDDPFFQNLVSILRFTKDRYQVISILRSLSRLLVRSKADQESAADNLDDEILNIIVSYILVDCDNELITASLDFLYQYILPGNERITTLLSNPERNCILTSALPALLTYNIELPDYDYLSNLEIKLIRRVKPKPPTHVPTLPDEIFTKLLELNEPMRSTAWLRCCFEAAAESEVTQISLWKSYEHIFNEPVKQSGRRLLPAVEFIKNVSNAFVGAAAIVVTDPVTAQKRFVIKGIQPRMKAVSIEDGEAAALSSTSNTPSIGNYNGGENNRSKENENPVKHSEAKQIVLPKLKFPTKLSDVSKASATFLCLLSNDTHGLGLKFCNTVKPSIMHMLADVPPLSSVLSEFMDNIPTI; encoded by the coding sequence ATGTTTAAGCAAGGAACCCCGGCGCTGGCAGCGTCCGAATCGCCCTCCGTGCAAGGAGATCAACAGGTTGACCAGGCGATAAGTTTCCAAACAATTGTGCCAACGCCCGTGACTGTTATGAGAGATGTTTCTAACGGTGCGGGATGGAAATCGGGACCTGCGTTACAACATGCTCTAGCAGGGCTGACGGTTTATCAGAATTTGCCTAATGGATCGATGATTGGGGTAGACGATCTGACGAGGATGAAGATGGCGCTGATCAGTGGCGTTAATGAGGAAGTCACTTGGAGCTTGAAGAAGTACTTAGTTTATAGCAACAAAGCGCCATATATGGTGTCGCTTAAGATGAATAGAGATCTTGTTGAGAATTTTAACACGTTTGTTGTTGCGATGCTGCCGATTCTGGGGAGATTTGAGTGGCCGCTTGTCGAGGCAGATTTTTACCAGTTTGAACAAGGTTTGAACGCGATCTTGATTCTGCGTAACTTGGCGCAAGATTCAGATTCAACGCAGGTGTTGGCCACCAGTAATACTCTGAAGGGCTTTTTATTGTCGGTGTTGGAAAATTGCAATAAATTCAATGAACCAAGCCACGTAATATACCGGGAAAATGCGTCCCTGTTTATGGAGCTATTAAACTATGTCCTTGATCTTGTAGAGGCAATTTCATCTTATATTGCGCCTGCAAAGAAGGATGATCCGTTTTTTCAGAACCTTGTGTCCATTTTGCGTTTTACCAAGGACAGATACCAGGTTATTTCAATTTTACGGTCATTATCTCGGCTGTTAGTTAGATCTAAAGCAGACCAAGAAAGTGCAGCTGATAATCTTGATGATGAGATATTGAATATTATTGTCTCTTACATTTTGGTTGATTGCGACAATGAGTTGATTACTGCATCTTTAGATTTCTTGTATCAGTATATTTTGCCAGGTAACGAAAGGATTACGACGCTACTTTCCAACCCAGAGCGGAACTGCATCCTAACATCGGCGCTACCTGCGCTGCTGACGTACAATATTGAGCTTCCGGATTACGATTATCTGTCCAATTTGGAGATCAAACTTATCAGAAGAGTTAAACCAAAGCCTCCTACTCATGTGCCAACTTTACCAGACGAAATCTTCACCAAGCTACTCGAGCTCAACGAGCCGATGAGATCGACGGCATGGCTAAGATGCTGTTTTGAGGCTGCTGCTGAATCCGAAGTGACCCAAATTTCCCTATGGAAAAGCTATGAACATATATTCAACGAACCAGTCAAGCAATCAGGGAGAAGACTGCTACCAGCTGTTGAATTTATAAAAAATGTATCCAATGCATTTGTTGGGGCCGCTGCAATTGTTGTAACGGATCCTGTAACCGCTCAAAAAAGGTTTGTGATAAAAGGTATACAACCAAGGATGAAGGCCGTTAGCATCGAAGATGGGGAAGCAGCTGCATTGTCAAGTACTTCTAACACACCTTCAATTGGCAATTATAATGGCGGAGAAAATAATAGAAGCAAAGAAAATGAAAATCCAGTGAAGCACAGCGAAGCTAAACAAATTGTGCTCCCAAAGCTAAAGTTTCCTACAAAATTATCTGATGTCTCAAAGGCAAGTGCTACCTTTTTGTGTTTACTATCGAACGATACACATGGTCTGGGATTGAAGTTTTGCAATACTGTTAAGCCAAGCATTATGCATATGTTGGCTGATGTTCCACCCTTGAGTTCTGTGCTCAGTGAATTTATGGACAACATACCCACTATATAA